The Bacillota bacterium region AGGAGGCCTTCACCCGGATCGTGACCCAAGTCGGCCGGGCGGTCCCCGAGGCCAAGATCGACGGGTGCCTGATCTGCGGACAGGCCCCCAGGGGATTGGCCGAGGTCATCGTCGGCACGGCCCGGGACGCCGAGTTCGGAAGGGTGGTCATGTTCGGGGCGGGCGGCGAGTTCGCCGAAGTCCTCAAGTGCGTGGACTTCCGGTCCCTCCCGGCCGACCGCGACCAGGCCACCAAGATGGTCAAGAAGGTCCAGGCGAAGATGAAGGCGGCCCAAGGGTGGAACCGGATCGACCCGGCCGTCGTCGCCGACCTCGTCAGCCGTTTCTCCGACCTGATCACGGCCCATCCGGAGATCGAGAGCATCGACATCAACCCGGCGGTCATCTACTCCGACAACTATCTCGTCATCGACGCCAAAGGGACCCTCAAGGGTGACAGCCAGCCGAAGTGAGCAAGGCGGCTGCTCAGACCGCCAATAGTCTGTGGGAGGTGTCCTCAGAGTGAAGAGAGTCGCAGTCTTCGGGGCCGGCAACGCGGGACAGGCCGCGGCCGCCCATCTGACCAAGATGGGCTTGGAGGTCCGGCTTTACAACCGGTGGGCCAACGAGATCGAGGCGATCAAGGCCGCCGGCGGCATCAACCTCAAGGGCGTGCTCGGCGAGGGCTTCTACAAGATCCCCGTGATCACCACGGACATCAGGGAAGCCGCCGACGGAGCCGACTTCTTCTGGGTGGCCACCCCGGCCGTGGCCCATGAGTTCCTGGCGGCCGAACTGGCGCCCCTTCTTCCGGAAGGAGCCCATGTCTTCCTCAACCCCGGCAGCACCGGCGGCGCTCTGGCCTTCGCCCACGCCCTCAAGAAGAACGGCGGCCCGAAGAACGTCGTCATCGGCGAGACCAACACCAACATCTACATCACCCGGATCACCGGCCCGGCCCAGGTGACCGTATGGAACCTCGGCGGGGTGCTCTTCTCGGTCTTTCCGGCCAAGAAGCGCGACGAGATCTTCTCCGAAATGTCTCCCTACTTCAAGAATCTGGTCCCCTCGGCCACCGTCCTCGACACCGCCTTCGCCAACGTCAACGCGGTCATGCACCCGGCCGGGACGCTGATGAACGCCGGCTGGATCGAGAAGACCAACGGCGCCTTCCGGTTCTACACCGAAGGCGGCACCCCCGGCGTCGGCGCGGTCATCGACCAGCTCGAGCGGGAGCGCACGGCGGCCATGGCCGCCCTCGGGGTCTACCCGAAGCCCTTCGTCGAGGTCTTCTTCCTGTATGGCGCGACCTCGAAGGAAGCCGTCCAGAGCGGCTCCTGCTATGTCGCCCTGCGGGATAGCGAGGCCAACAAGGAGATCATGGCCCCGCCCAGCCTCAAGCATCGCTTCATCACCGAGGACGTGCCCTTCGGGATCGTCCCCTACAAGCACCTGGCCACGCTGGGCGGCGTCCAGACCCCGATCATCGACTCCCTGATCACCCTGGCCTCGGTGGTCAGCGCCACCGATTGGCTGTCCAAGGGCCTGACCCTGGAGAAGATGGGCCTCACCGGAGTCACCAAGTACACTTTGATGAACTTCCTGCGGGAAGGGACCATCTAGTCTCGGACCCCGGCTTAGCAGAGACCCCGCGGTCACCATCGGCCGCGGGGTTTTGTATGTCCGTAGCAGCGTGGTATTATTGGGTTGGTGAACCAATCCTAGGGAGGCCCTGCCTTGCGCCGACGAAGAAGGGCGATCATCCGGAGACGCGCTCGCTCGGTTGTCCCAGCTTCCACAATCCGCAGGACCCGCCGATCGCGCCGGTCCAGACCCGCCAGCCGCGGGCGTTGGCGCTTCCGCCCGGGACGTCTGATCGTCCTCCTCGTCATCCTGGGCCTCCTCGCCGCCATCGCCGTCGGCGGGGCCAAGCTCATCGAGCGGGCGTTGGCCGGCCCGCGCCTGGCGGCGCCGGCGTCGACCAGCCTGGCCGACTTCCACGGCCCCCTGGGGAGCGTGGTCAAGGGGGCCATCCTGGTCGACGCCGATAGCGGTCAGGTCCTGGTCCAGAAGGATGCCGACCAGCCCTGGCCGCTGGCCAGCGTGACCAAGGTGATGACGATGCGGGTGGCCCTCAAGGCCATCCGTGACGGCAAGCTCAGCCTCGACCAGCAGGTCCTCGTCCCCCCGGAGGCGGCCGCTTCGAACTGGCCCGGCTCATCCCTGATGTTCCTCAAGCCCGGCAGTCGGGTGAAGGTCCGCGACCTGCTCTACGGGATGGCCGTCGACTCCGGCAATGACGCCTG contains the following coding sequences:
- a CDS encoding acetate--CoA ligase family protein, producing the protein MESVQRNLSESEVYGLLAGVGIRVIPHHVAATADEAAAAAEQIGFPVVCKVASADIMHKSKLGGVAVDLHTPAQVKEAFTRIVTQVGRAVPEAKIDGCLICGQAPRGLAEVIVGTARDAEFGRVVMFGAGGEFAEVLKCVDFRSLPADRDQATKMVKKVQAKMKAAQGWNRIDPAVVADLVSRFSDLITAHPEIESIDINPAVIYSDNYLVIDAKGTLKGDSQPK
- a CDS encoding NAD/NADP octopine/nopaline dehydrogenase family protein, whose protein sequence is MKRVAVFGAGNAGQAAAAHLTKMGLEVRLYNRWANEIEAIKAAGGINLKGVLGEGFYKIPVITTDIREAADGADFFWVATPAVAHEFLAAELAPLLPEGAHVFLNPGSTGGALAFAHALKKNGGPKNVVIGETNTNIYITRITGPAQVTVWNLGGVLFSVFPAKKRDEIFSEMSPYFKNLVPSATVLDTAFANVNAVMHPAGTLMNAGWIEKTNGAFRFYTEGGTPGVGAVIDQLERERTAAMAALGVYPKPFVEVFFLYGATSKEAVQSGSCYVALRDSEANKEIMAPPSLKHRFITEDVPFGIVPYKHLATLGGVQTPIIDSLITLASVVSATDWLSKGLTLEKMGLTGVTKYTLMNFLREGTI